AGGTCGTCAGCGTGCTGGTAAATAACATACAGCAAGGTGGGCCGCACAGCGTCAAATGGGACGGCAAAGATGATCAGGGCCGGGAAATATCAAGCGGCATTTACTTCGCGCGCCTAATGACTGATAACAGTACCCGAACAAATAAAATAACCCTAATAAGATAAGGGAACACCGCAATGAAAATCAGAAGTTTGCTGATTTTAGCAATCGCAGTCCTGTGGCCGTTAACGGCAACTGCGCAGATAAACTTTCCCATCGGGGTCTGGAGCGGCTGGGTGGACAACGATAAGGCGGAAACCGTTTACCGGGGCGCGGATACCTGCGGCATAAATATAATAAATTTATGCGCCGCGCCGGAGGAACTGCAGAACAGATTAAGTCTATTGAAAAGCATCGGCCAGAAAGCAATGATCACGGCGGCCTGGGCCGGCGCCGGGGACAGCTCTGTAACCCGGCACAACCTGATGAGGTTGTCCGGCGGAGTGTACCGTCGGCAGGAAGACAACAACACTTATTACGGCCGGGCAGACCGTACCGGGTATTATAAAAGATTCTGGCTGCCTGAACCCGATTCCCAGCTTTTGACCCGGGTGGGCCACTACGACGGTAATGCCTGGGCTTGCACCACAGCCGATACCGGCTACGCCCTGTTTTGGGACGCCGAATCGTCGGCCTGGCACCCCAACAGTAGCGATTATGTAAAGTACCGCAATCACAATTGTCGCGAGCCTTGGCAGAACATGCCGTGGTATTATGAATCCGAAAGAAGCTACACGGTCAGGTTCGGTTTGAAGTACGTTGGGACCAACGACGGTCAGCCGGTCTGCCGCATTGGCGTCGTGTCCATAAACGAGTATTTGCCCATCCGGCGAAGTGACAGCGTGATGGTAACCCTGACCACAGACAGCTTTCCCGGCTCGAACATTTATAAGGCTTTCAATGTCAAATTCACCCGGTCCAGGACCGATTCCACCCAATGGCGGGACTTTGTTGTGTACACTTATGGCAGCAAGGATCTATATGTGGATTACGTGCAGGTGCAGGATGCAGTGTATGATTCGTTGGCAAGTCAAGAATACGACATACCGATTGCTAACATTGCTAATACATATTCCGGCCTCACGGCACCTAACCGGGAAGCCGTATTCCGTTATTACCTTAGCGATGAGCCGTTCAGAAGCCAATTTGAGTCAACCAGATTAATGCTGCGCCGTCTTGAACAATCAGCACAAGACAACGGCACCGCCACCGGCATGGCGCAAGTGGCTCCTTGCGAGCCCGGTTCCTATGGCGAGGATACGGCCATTTACTACGACTACATCAATGCCACCAGCCCCACCGAGCTTTCCATAAACCTGCTGCCCGTATTCGGCAACGGGGTCAGCCTGCCCCAAACCCGCACTCCGGTGGATTCCGGGTTTGGCCTGCAGAAACAATTCGACACCATGACAGTGGCCCTGGCGGCAGCCAAGCACGCGGCAGCCAATGCTGGTATACCTTTATGGGTGCAAACCCAAAGCTTTGGGGACTACAAAGTAAACCCGGACAGTTCACTGGATACTACAATTCTGGGCGAAGGGGTCTGGCGCATACCCACGCCCCGGGAATTATCTTGTCTGGTAAACCTGTCATTATGTTACGGGGCCACTGGTATCTATTATTACGTCTACGTGGACGGACAAGTAGAATATGCCGCCGGAGGCCAGCAGTGGTACCAAATGGGCCTGGCCGACCACACGGGCGCGCACCGGGAGCCGCAATGGTCGGCGGTTAAAAATCTAAATACCCAAATAAAAACCCTTGCCCCTGGCTTGTTGAATCTCGCTTGGGAAAACGCCTACAGAAGCGTTGCGCCGACCGGCAGTTTTATAACGGCCATTTCGGACTCATTTGTCCAAGTTGGCTTATTCCATGCGAAGGAAAATGCCAGCGACAAGTATTTTTACCTGGTCAACCGGCACTGCCTGCCTACCGACACTTTAACCGTAACTGTCAACGTCAGCAATGCCGAACCGTTCTTCATCTGCGATGTGCTTACCGGCCAGGCAGTGTCTCTGCAGCTTGCCGCCGGAACCTATGTGCCATTTAGCTATAAACTGCAACCGGGCGAGGGCAGACTGTTCCGCATAGTACCTTTCACGGCGCAGATAAAGATAAACCAAAATGCAACTTACACTAATTTCAGGTTTATACAAGTGGACGACCCGGCCAGTTCCAGCCTGCATTCGGTGGATTCGGTTCAAATAACGCAGAAATATTACACCAAAACCGTGGAAGATACTTCGGCCCGACCGGATTTCGGCACATATTTCTGGGAGACGAATACCTCGGCTTGGTTGCCTTACTCCACATCGTTCATTCAATATCTTGCTAATTCTCTAAACAATAACTCCAACATCTTCGATCTACAATTCAAGATTGGCGGCGGCAAGATACTGACCCCAAAATATTCCTCGCAGATATTCTTCAACGATGTTTCCCCTGTGAATGGCGCTATCACGATCAACAACAATGCTAACTATGCGAACACTCAAACTTTAAACGTGAAACTGTCTGGAACTGATCTGTTCCCAGGTTTGTCCCAAATGCGCTTTGCCGAAGCGCCGTTCGGTAACAATTCCGGCTATGTTAACCTAGTTAAAAACGGTTGCTTTGAAGATACCACCGACTGGATAAAACAAGCGGCAAATTTGGATAGCGGTTATGCCGTTATCAGCCGAAGCTCGGTATTGGGCGTGCCGAACTATGAGGATTACGGAAATTATATAGCCCAGGAAGTCCCCATGCCTGAAGCCGGACAGCTTGTCAGATTAAAGGCCGACCTTTATGGCAAGATAGATGAAATCCCGGCGATTCAGGTATATGGCATCTACAACGATACTTTAGAACCAAGGATAAAATATTACCTGAATAAAAACATTTATGATGCCGAGTTCTTGTTTGCCGGGAATACGGTTCTAAACGACACATTCACATTTATTCCGCCCACAGACGGCGCTATTGCCAAAATGATGGTTCTAATAGGCTATCCCGGTATTATGGCAGTCCAAGTACCAGCCCTTGCCACCAGCATTCCGCCGCAGCCTGTTATTTTGCATTCAAATATTTATGTCGATAACATCTGCCTTGAGCCGGTGGAATTGAAGACCGGAGCTCAGCCTGATGCGATTCCTCCGATAGGTTCTTATATTTACGACGGATGGGATTACGCAGATACCAATTATTCGCTAAACTGCCAATTGTCGGACAGCGATGGCACCAAAAGAGTTTATATGCAGCTTAGTGATCTGGCCGGCAATATAAGTCTCTGCCCCGGCTGGTCCGATGATATTGTCCTGGATATGACTAAACCGCTTGTAGGGGTAACCAGCCCGGTAAACATGAGCTACGTAAATGGGACAATAAGTATAAGGGGGCATGCCTGGGACCTTCACTTTGCCAATTGGGTTTTGGAGTTCAAAAAAAATAACACGGAAACATGGGGACAACTGAGCAGCGGGATAACCCCGATACATTATAAATTTCCCCAAACATTGTGCCTTTGGAATACTGAAACGATAAGCGATGGTCTTTATCTTTTAAGGCAGACTGGATATGACCTTGCCGGTAATTGTAAGGCGGAAACGGTCTATGTCTATGTTGCCAATAATACATTACCCCGTGAAGCAATTACCGCTGACTTTGCCTTATTCAACAGTCTGCCAGTGGACGGCACGGTTGATGCTTTCGGCAATATCTATGCTACCGATACCCAGGACGATAAAATATGGAAATTCTCGCCGGATGGTGATTCCCTGTTATGCTTCGGGTATAAATATACCTGCACCGATACCTTGGGCCTTAACCATCCAAAGGGTATTGCGGTTGACGATTCGGGCTATATCTGGATCACCGATTGCTACCAGTCAAAGGTTAAAAAATATGACGGGCAGGGAAATTATATCAACACCATCGGCCAGCATGGAAACAAGGCCGGCGAGTTCAACCAACCCACCGGGATTGCCGTTAAAGATAGTTATATCTATGTTTCAGACCATTTGAATAACCGGGTGCAGGTATTCAATAAAGCCGGTGGTTTTGTAAGACAGTTTGGTGATAACATACTCAAACAACCGGCGGGAATAGCTATACGGGAAGATGGCGATGGTTATTTGATCTACGTCTCAGATTCCAAAAATTACAGGGTTGCGATATTTGACACTTTGGGCAATATGGTAGACAGCTTGGGTGCTGGTTTGGATTTAAGAGAACCTTGGGATATCTGCTTTGACTACAATAATAATCTTTATATTGCCGACGTATACAACAACCGGGTTGTCCAATTGGATGCCTGGGGCAATAAACTGCTTACTTTCGGCATACAGGGTCAGGAAGCCGGTGAATTCAAACTGCCCCAGGGCTTGGCCATAAGCCCTGATGGCAAATATGTGTATGTCATAGACACCCACAACGATCGGATACAGAGGTTCAAGATGTTCATCGATATCGGCACAGGTGGGCCGCAACTGGTAGGCCAGAGAAAGAAGGCACTAATGCCGCTAACTTATATTCTCGGCCAAAGCTATCCGAATCCTTGGAAACAAACGACAAGCATTAATTACCAGATTGCCAATGCTGGAAATGTAAGCCTAAAGGTCTACAATACTTTGGGCCAGGTGGTAAAAACTATGGTCAACCAAAATCATTTACCAGGCTATTACAGCGTCAAATGGGACGGCAAGGATGACAACGATAGGAAGGTATCTTCGGGTATCTATTTCTACCGTATAGTATCAGGCGAGTTTAGCGATACTAAAAAAATGATTGTCCTGAAGTAAAAACATCTGTTCTTACTAAAATTTACTAATAACGCTGAATCAAGAAAAGCCGAGCATTTCTGCCCGGCTTTTCTGTTTACTTTTTGTTGGCTGATCAACAGTATGCAATATTATAAGGAAAAGCAAGGCAACCCATTGGATTACCTTGCTTTATAAAGTGCTGGCTGGGGGACAGGGATTCGAACCCCGATACCATGGTCCAGAGCCATGTGTCCTGCCGTTGGACGATCCCCCAGTATGTGCATGATCAAGAAAAGTAATTATATATCAAATCATGACACTTGTCAATTGAGAAAATCATACTGGGACTATTTAGGATGTCGAATCTGGTGGGTTGACACTAGCCGATAATTCTGTTAAAATATAATGCTTTAGCAAGTAAATTTACAATATCATATAGAAGGGATCCTGCCATGAAAGTATTGAAAAAACCGATATTAAAGGGTGCTTTGCCCGGGCCCAAGGCCAGGGCCATCGTGGAGCGCGACCATAAGTCATTGTCCCCTTCCTACACCCGTTCCTATCCGGCGGTCATCGAAAAGGCCCAGGGCGTCTGGATGACCGATGTGGACGGTAATGTGCTGCTGGATTTCTGCGCTGGCATCGCCGTGAATTCCACCGGGCACTGCCATCCCCAGGTGGTGAAGGCCATCACCGAGCAGGCCAACAAATTCCTACATTACTCTGGAACCGATTTCTATTACTCTCCGGAAGTGGAATTGGCCGAGCGGTTGAACTCCATATCTCCCACTGGTCGGGACAACCGGGTGTTCTTCTGCAACTCCGGGGCCGAGGCGGTCGAAGGGGCCCTGAAGCTGGCCCGCTATTACACCAAGCGTCCCCAGTTCATCGCTTTTATCGGAGCATTTCACGGCCGGACTTTGGGGGCGGTCTCCTGCACCGGCTCCAAGACCACCCAGAAGAAGGGCTTCTTTCCCACCATGCCGGGAGTGACCCACGTGCCCTACCCCAACTGCTATCATTGTGTCTTCAACAAGACCTATCCCGGCTGCAAACTGGAGTGCATCAAATACATCGAAGATGTGGTGCTCAAGACCATCCTTCCTCCCGAGGAAGTGGCGGCCATAGTGTTCGAGCCCATTCAGGGTGAGGGTGGATATGTGGTGCCCCCCAAGGAGGCGGTGGTGGCTCTGCGCAAGCTGGCCGACAAACACGGCATGCTGCTGATCTCCGACGAGATCCAGTCGGGAATGGGGCGGACCGGCAAGTGGTTCGCCATGGAGCATTTCGGGGTAAAGCCCGACATCATCACCATGGCCAAGGGCATAGCCTCAGGGATGCCGATGGGAGCCATCATAGCATCGTCCAAGGTCATGAGCTGGAAACCGGGCGCCCACGGCAACACCTTCAGCGGCAACCCGGTGTGCTGCGCGGCTGGCATCGCCACCTACGAGATCATCAAGAAGGACCTGATGAAGAACTCGGCCGCGGTGGGCAGCTACATGATGGCCGAGCTGAAGAAGATGCAGAAGAAGCACCCGGCCATCGGCGACATCCGCGGCAAGGGGCTGATGATCGGAGTGGAGCTGGTCAAGGACCGCAAGACCCGGGAGAAGGACCACGACCTGATGGAGGCGGTGGTCCAGGAGGCCTTCAAACGCGGCCTGCTGATGCTGGGCTGCGGCACCAACACCCTCAGGATCTGTCCGCCGCTGATCATCACCAAGGAAGAGGCCAAGGTGGGCCTGGAAATCCTGGACCAGGTGCTGAAAAAGGTCGCCAGGAAGAGATAACGGCCGATACAACAGATCATTCAATCCCGGGGGCAGAGTGCCGTTATAATGCAAATGGACTCTGCCCTTCGTTCTAATCTGGGCGCCAAAGAAGCCTCCACCCAATTCTAAAATCAAGCAATAATAAATAAAAATATCTATTACAGGAGAAAAATATGACCAGCAGCAAAGAGCTGATCAGGATCACCGAGAAATACGGGGCCCACAACTACCATCCCCTGCCGGTGGTGATATCCAA
This genomic window from Candidatus Edwardsbacteria bacterium RifOxyA12_full_54_48 contains:
- a CDS encoding 4-aminobutyrate aminotransferase (catalyzes the formation of succinate semialdehyde and glutamate from 4-aminobutanoate and 2-oxoglutarate), with the protein product MKVLKKPILKGALPGPKARAIVERDHKSLSPSYTRSYPAVIEKAQGVWMTDVDGNVLLDFCAGIAVNSTGHCHPQVVKAITEQANKFLHYSGTDFYYSPEVELAERLNSISPTGRDNRVFFCNSGAEAVEGALKLARYYTKRPQFIAFIGAFHGRTLGAVSCTGSKTTQKKGFFPTMPGVTHVPYPNCYHCVFNKTYPGCKLECIKYIEDVVLKTILPPEEVAAIVFEPIQGEGGYVVPPKEAVVALRKLADKHGMLLISDEIQSGMGRTGKWFAMEHFGVKPDIITMAKGIASGMPMGAIIASSKVMSWKPGAHGNTFSGNPVCCAAGIATYEIIKKDLMKNSAAVGSYMMAELKKMQKKHPAIGDIRGKGLMIGVELVKDRKTREKDHDLMEAVVQEAFKRGLLMLGCGTNTLRICPPLIITKEEAKVGLEILDQVLKKVARKR